In Streptomyces sp. NBC_00433, a single genomic region encodes these proteins:
- a CDS encoding MFS transporter, which yields MSAQADAAQTGTAAPPTGYTHRQIMIILSGLLLGMFLAALDQTVVSTAIYKIGESLNGLTAQAWVTTSFLITSTIATPLYGKLSDQYGRKPFFLFAISVFVVGSALCMLSTSMYMLAGFRAFQGIGAGGLFSLAFAIIGDIIPPRERAKYQGYFMAVFGTSSVLGPVIGGALAGQDSLLGIDGWRWIFLVNVPIGVLALIVVAKVLHVKQDRRPHKVDSLGAVALIIALVPLLIVAEQGREWGWGSGTALLCYVVGAVGIVCFLLAERRAGDEALLPLRLFRNGVFALGSAQSAIIGIGMFGGITLIPLYLQLVKGNSPTKAGLLTLPLVLGIMVLSMVSGLITSRTGRYKIFPIIGCALLVAGMLMFWQMDADSSLPYVDAAMFVVGAGLGLNFQTIVLAMQNAVPPRDIGVATSSTTFFRQMGGTLGVAVFLSIVYSVVGGRISSAYADARGGAAFDKAAAAHPDQLKLLTSGGSGSLNDTSFLNRIDPVLGHPFKVGFTGAINVAFLVGAGVLVVALLLSSLLKEVPLRTTAAAFADQDEQPAVGKAAGGGPADGQVA from the coding sequence ATGAGCGCCCAAGCAGACGCCGCGCAGACCGGCACCGCCGCACCCCCGACGGGGTACACGCACCGGCAGATCATGATCATCCTGTCCGGACTGCTGCTGGGGATGTTCCTCGCCGCACTGGACCAGACGGTGGTCTCCACCGCCATCTACAAGATCGGCGAGAGCCTCAACGGCCTGACGGCGCAGGCCTGGGTGACCACGTCCTTCCTGATCACCTCGACCATCGCCACGCCGCTCTACGGCAAGCTGTCCGACCAGTACGGCCGCAAGCCGTTCTTCCTCTTCGCGATCTCGGTCTTCGTCGTCGGGTCCGCGCTGTGCATGCTCTCCACCTCGATGTACATGCTGGCCGGCTTCCGCGCCTTCCAGGGCATAGGCGCCGGCGGCCTGTTCTCGCTGGCCTTCGCGATCATCGGCGACATCATCCCGCCCCGTGAACGCGCCAAGTACCAGGGCTACTTCATGGCCGTCTTCGGCACCTCCAGCGTGCTCGGCCCGGTCATCGGCGGCGCGCTCGCCGGCCAGGACTCGCTGCTCGGCATCGACGGCTGGCGCTGGATCTTCCTGGTCAACGTGCCGATCGGCGTCTTGGCGCTGATCGTGGTGGCCAAGGTGCTGCACGTCAAGCAGGACCGCCGCCCGCACAAGGTGGACTCGCTGGGCGCCGTCGCGCTGATCATCGCCCTCGTGCCGCTGCTGATCGTCGCCGAGCAGGGCCGCGAGTGGGGCTGGGGCAGCGGCACCGCGCTGCTGTGCTACGTCGTCGGCGCGGTCGGCATCGTCTGCTTCCTGCTCGCCGAGCGCAGGGCCGGCGACGAGGCGCTGCTGCCGCTGCGGCTGTTCCGCAACGGGGTCTTCGCACTGGGTTCCGCCCAGTCCGCGATCATCGGCATCGGGATGTTCGGCGGCATCACCCTCATCCCGCTCTACCTCCAGCTGGTCAAGGGCAACTCGCCCACCAAGGCGGGCCTGCTGACGCTGCCCCTGGTGCTCGGCATCATGGTGCTGTCGATGGTCTCCGGCCTGATCACCTCGCGCACCGGCCGCTACAAGATCTTCCCGATCATCGGCTGCGCGCTGCTGGTCGCCGGCATGCTGATGTTCTGGCAGATGGACGCCGACAGCAGCCTGCCGTACGTCGACGCCGCCATGTTCGTGGTCGGCGCCGGACTCGGTCTGAACTTCCAGACCATCGTGCTGGCCATGCAGAACGCCGTACCGCCGCGGGACATCGGCGTGGCCACCTCCTCGACCACCTTCTTCCGGCAGATGGGCGGCACGCTCGGCGTCGCCGTCTTCCTGTCCATCGTCTACTCGGTGGTCGGCGGCCGGATCAGCTCGGCCTACGCCGACGCGCGCGGCGGCGCCGCCTTCGACAAGGCCGCGGCCGCGCACCCCGACCAGCTCAAGCTGCTCACCTCGGGCGGCTCGGGCAGCCTCAACGACACGTCGTTCCTCAACCGCATCGACCCGGTGCTCGGCCACCCCTTCAAGGTCGGCTTCACCGGGGCCATCAATGTGGCCTTCCTGGTCGGCGCGGGTGTCCTGGTGGTCGCGCTGCTGCTGTCCTCGCTGCTCAAGGAGGTGCCGCTGCGTACGACGGCGGCCGCCTTCGCCGACCAGGACGAGCAGCCTGCAGTGGGGAAGGCCGCGGGCGGCGGGCCGGCCGACGGCCAGGTGGCGTAG
- a CDS encoding universal stress protein produces the protein MGFDRAAAPRGGGRVVVVGLDDSDSSWRAAAYAVGLARRQDALLVVVHVLPVHSTAMLAGLSWMLAADDLAAAERLRHRLAAGLSGTVGLPALCWEFQILRAADVVTGLAETADELRADTVVIGASRGLRHRLFGSPGVRLVKTGRWPVIVVP, from the coding sequence GTGGGTTTCGATCGGGCCGCCGCCCCGCGGGGCGGCGGCCGTGTCGTCGTGGTCGGGCTTGACGACTCCGACTCCTCGTGGCGGGCCGCCGCCTACGCCGTCGGGCTCGCCCGCCGGCAGGACGCGCTGCTGGTGGTGGTCCACGTGCTGCCGGTGCACAGCACCGCGATGCTGGCCGGCCTGTCCTGGATGCTCGCCGCGGACGACCTGGCGGCCGCCGAGCGGCTGCGGCACCGCTTGGCGGCCGGGCTGTCCGGCACGGTCGGCCTGCCGGCCCTGTGCTGGGAATTCCAGATCCTGCGCGCCGCCGACGTGGTGACCGGGCTGGCCGAGACCGCCGACGAGCTGCGTGCCGACACCGTGGTCATCGGCGCGTCCAGGGGCCTGCGCCACCGGCTGTTCGGCTCGCCCGGGGTGCGGCTGGTCAAGACCGGGCGCTGGCCGGTGATCGTGGTGCCGTGA
- a CDS encoding MarC family protein encodes MITLTYSAAFITFFSVIGPPKVLLAFAGLAQHHPSKDLRTIALISSAGAVAIGVAAGFFSPWLLELFHISTPALALAGGIIFFLYAVGLVLGLHIGTEAPGEDGPDVTSGLRELLMPYVVSPLALTAVLIEAAERDDWGWRGTVVAAFISVIAVDLVCVLLLGRLLQKTHTAVVELTARLIGLLLAAVGVDLVLDGLFDLGVSTLSTRN; translated from the coding sequence ATGATCACCCTGACGTACTCCGCCGCATTCATCACGTTCTTCTCCGTGATCGGCCCGCCCAAAGTGCTGCTGGCCTTCGCCGGGCTCGCACAGCACCACCCGAGCAAGGACCTGCGCACCATCGCGCTGATCTCGTCGGCCGGCGCGGTGGCCATCGGGGTGGCCGCCGGCTTCTTCTCGCCGTGGCTGCTCGAACTGTTCCACATCTCGACCCCGGCACTGGCGCTGGCCGGCGGCATCATCTTCTTCCTCTACGCGGTCGGCCTGGTGCTCGGCCTGCACATCGGGACCGAGGCACCGGGCGAGGACGGGCCCGATGTCACCAGCGGGCTGCGGGAGTTGCTGATGCCGTACGTGGTCAGCCCGCTGGCCCTGACGGCGGTGCTGATCGAGGCGGCGGAACGCGACGACTGGGGCTGGCGCGGCACCGTCGTCGCGGCCTTCATCTCGGTCATCGCGGTGGACCTGGTCTGCGTCCTGCTGCTCGGCCGGCTGCTGCAGAAGACCCACACCGCCGTCGTGGAGCTGACCGCCCGGCTGATCGGGCTGCTGCTCGCGGCGGTCGGCGTCGACCTCGTGCTCGACGGCCTGTTCGACCTCGGCGTCAGCACGCTGTCGACCCGCAACTAA